In a genomic window of Methylobacter sp. YRD-M1:
- a CDS encoding transglycosylase SLT domain-containing protein, whose product MLAWGKRVSPEFRAKVVDICASLGADPNHLMACMAFESAETFDPSVRSGAGSGAVGLIQFMPSTAQALGTSTEDLAAMTAVGQLDFVKKYFISKAGKLMSLEDLYMAILWPAACGKPSDYVLFDRDDHLHPKRYVQNAGLDFNRDGIITKAEAAAKVQKKLEKGLLPEFVWVSA is encoded by the coding sequence ATGTTGGCGTGGGGAAAGAGGGTTTCTCCAGAGTTTCGTGCAAAGGTGGTTGATATTTGCGCGAGCTTGGGTGCTGATCCAAACCATTTGATGGCGTGCATGGCCTTTGAGTCAGCAGAAACGTTTGATCCATCCGTACGAAGTGGGGCGGGAAGTGGGGCAGTAGGCCTTATCCAATTCATGCCGAGCACTGCGCAGGCCCTTGGAACCAGTACTGAGGACTTGGCAGCGATGACGGCCGTGGGTCAACTGGACTTTGTGAAGAAGTATTTTATCAGCAAGGCGGGCAAGCTGATGAGTCTAGAGGACTTATACATGGCAATACTTTGGCCGGCCGCGTGTGGAAAACCGTCCGATTATGTCCTGTTTGATAGGGATGACCACTTGCATCCAAAGCGATACGTACAAAATGCAGGATTAGATTTCAACCGGGACGGGATTATCACGAAGGCAGAAGCTGCCGCCAAAGTGCAGAAAAAGCTCGAGAAAGGGCTGCTCCCCGAGTTTGTATGGGTGAGCGCCTAA